TTCGGCGCTTTTCCGCATCCGGTGCTGGCTTACCACCGATACCGTGAGCATACGCAAAATTTACCGCTGGAACGATACCGTGGAGTTTGTGCAGAAGTTCAGTAACTACTACGCCTGGGATGACGGTTCGGCAGAGTTCGGTTATGGCCTGAGCGGCCAGGGAGCTGAAGTGGCCCGGCTGGCATACCGTTTCACCGGCTTTAAACGCGATACCCTGCGGGCAGTAATGATGTACTTCAACCGCACCCTGAACGACGTAAACCAGGTGCCCTTTGACCTGGCGGTTTGGAACAACCGGAACGGACAACCGGGCGACCTCATCTACCGGCAGGAAAGTATCAACCTGATGCCGTATTTCGACGGACTGAACAGTTTTCATACCTACAGGCTCGACGAAGCTGTTGCCCTGCCCGATACCTTCTATGTGGGATGGATACAGACAGCCACTACTTTTCTTAACGTCGGCTTTGACGTTAACCGGGTACACAACAACCAGATTTTCTTCAACATCAACGGAACCTGGAAAAACTCCAAATTTGCCGGATCGCTGATGATCCGTCCGGTTGTCGGGAAGCCCCTCGTGAGCGGGGCGGAACAGCATCCCGTGCAGGAAAGCCTGCGCCTCTGGCCCAATCCGGCTTCGGATTACCTTCGTCTTCAGCTTTCTGGAAACGATGGCCTGCAGGTGAAAGATGTGTCGGTGGTAAGGTCTGACGGAACCGTAGTTTGGCGCAGTGTCTCCCTGCCCGAATGCATCGGTCTGGAGCGCTTCCCCGAAGGACTGTATATGGTGGTGGTCAGCACCGACGCCAGGAAGTATGTTTCCCGCTTCATCATTCTTCGGTAAAAATGCAGGAAGAAGAAATCAGAGAAACAGACGATCTGTACGAACATTTCCGCTTTGTGGCCGACAAAAAGCAAAGCCTTCTGCGGATTGACCGTTTTCTGCAGAACCGCATTGCCAATGTGTCGCGCACGCGTATCCAGGCGGCTGCAGCGGCAGGCAATGTCTATGTGAACGGCAGGCCCGTGAAGCAGAATTACAAGGTGAAGCCGGAAGATGTGGTGACGGTGCTCCTGCCTTTCCCTCCGCGCGAAACGGAGATTCTGCCCGAAAACATTCCCCTCGATATTGTTTATGAAGACGAACACCTGATGGTGATCAACAAGCCGGCCGGAATGGTGGTTCATCCCGCCCAGGGCAATTACACCGGCACGCTGGTGAATGCCCTGTACTGGCATCTGAAGGACCTTCCTTTGTTTCAGAAGGGGGAAATACGGCCCGGACTGGTGCACCGCATCGACAAAAATACCAGCGGCCTTCTGCTGGTGGCAAAGAACGAACTGGCGCTGAACAAACTGGCCCGTCAGTTTTTCGACCATAAAACCGAACGGAAATATGTAGCCCTCGTGTGGGGCGACCTTCGCGATGATGCCGGCACCATCAGGGGAAACATTGCCCGCAGTACACGAGACCGGAAGAAAATGGCGGTTTTTGAAGACGAAGACACCGGAAAACCTGCCGTTACCCATTACAGGGTCCTGGAACGGTTTCATTACGTAACCCTGGTGGAATGTACCCTCGAAACCGGTCGTACGCATCAGATCCGCGTGCACTTCCAGCACATACGGCATCCGGTTTTCAACGATGCCGAATACGGAGGCAATACCATCCTGAAAGGTACAGCTTCCTCCCATTACCAGCAGTTTGTAAGGCATTGCTTCGAAATCATGCCCCGCCACGCGCTTCATGCCCGCTCCCTCGGATTCACGCATCCCGTGACCGGACAGAACATGTTTTTCGAATCGCCCCTGCCTCCCGATATGGCCGAGGTGGTGCAACGCTGGCGCAACCTGATGGCCGCCCGGAATAAGGGAAAACCAGAAACTGACTGAGCGGAGCCACATGAATTATCGCCCCTGCACCCGGAGATTCACGCTGTTTTTTTCCTATTTTTACCGCCAAAATATCCACAATGCCTGTGCGTAAAACCATCGCCCTCCTTACCGGAGGAAATTCGTCAGAGAAAGTCATTTCCCTTCAGAGCGCCCGGCAGATTGCCGCACAACTCGATCCTTCCCGCTACCAAACCCACATCATTACCATCGAAGGGAAGGAGTGGTACACCGAAGACGGCAAAGGAAGGCGCATTCCTTTCAATCTCAGCGATTTCAGCCTTTCATTGCCTGAAAGGAAAGTGCATTTCGACTATGCCCTGGTGATGATCCACGGGGATCCGGCCGAAAACGGGAAACTGCAGGGATATCTCGATATGATGGGAGTGCCGTATTCCTGTCCCGGCGTGCTCACTTCCGCCCTTACCTTCAATAAATATTTCTGTAAAAACTACCTGGCGGCGTTTGGCATTACCGGCGCCCGGCATATGCTCATTACCAGGGAAACCATTCCTGCGGCTGATGAGGTGGCCCGGAATATCGGCTTTCCCTGTTTTATCAAGCCAAACAACGGAGGGTCGAGCTTTGGTACCAGCCGGGTAAGCTCACCGGAAGGCCTTCTGCCGGCCCTGGAGAAAGCCTTTGCCGAAGATGCCGAAGTGCTTGCCGAAGCGGCTCTTACCGGCACGGAAATTACCTGCGGGGTGCTGAAAATTAACGGAAAGGAACTCCTGCTCCCTCTCACCGAAGTAGTGAGCAAAAAGGAGTTTTTTGACTACGAAGCCAAATATACTCCGGGCATGGCCGAAGAAATAACCCCGGCGCGCATTTCTCCCGGGCTCACCGCCGCCTGTCATGCTCTCTCTTCGCGCATATACGATATTCTTCAGTGTAAGGGAATTGTGCGCATCGATTATATCCTCAGCGGAAATACCTTCTGGTTTCTCGAAGTAAATACCATCCCGGGCATGAGCGAAAACAGCATTGTGCCGAGGCAGATCCGGGCCGCCGGACTGAGCGTGGGGGAGGTGCTGGATATGTTGATACAGAGTTAAGGGGAAGGGGATAAGGGGCTTCGCCCCTTTTTATAATCCTCTCTTTTAAATAGTGTTCCATCTCCAGGAATCTTCATATAAATAAGGCGATGAGCAAGCTTTTTTGTGGGAATCTTCACCACCTCCGGTGTTGCAAAGGTTTTCGTTCCACCTACCATCGTCCATAACCAACCCTGCTTCGACAGGCTCAGCAAACGCAGCCCGCACCAATCGTGGACGTCCCCCCGCAGGCCTGCTAAGGGCCGGAGCAAGAGCTTAATCCCGTTTCTGAAAAGGAATTTATTTCCTGAACGTAAATCCAAAGCGCGTGGGCCAGATCAAAACAGGGGAGCCAAGGCTGGCAGTGAATGCCTGAATGCTTAGAATTACGGCAGAGGGCCCGACGCCAAAGTGGGGATTTGCCCTTAATCCCCGCAAAAGATTTAGTGGAGGCTTTATTTTCATTGTGATGCTTGCATTTCGGATGAGGGTAGGGGTCATTATGAAAAGGGTTATGCGGGGTTTCACCCCGAACCCTGAGTTACTTTTTTGTCAGCTACACAAAAAAGTAACCAAAAAAAGTCTCCACGATTGAAGGCTGAGGCCTCTACGGAGGGTACCCAAACTGTCG
The nucleotide sequence above comes from Bacteroidales bacterium. Encoded proteins:
- a CDS encoding RluA family pseudouridine synthase, with the translated sequence MQEEEIRETDDLYEHFRFVADKKQSLLRIDRFLQNRIANVSRTRIQAAAAAGNVYVNGRPVKQNYKVKPEDVVTVLLPFPPRETEILPENIPLDIVYEDEHLMVINKPAGMVVHPAQGNYTGTLVNALYWHLKDLPLFQKGEIRPGLVHRIDKNTSGLLLVAKNELALNKLARQFFDHKTERKYVALVWGDLRDDAGTIRGNIARSTRDRKKMAVFEDEDTGKPAVTHYRVLERFHYVTLVECTLETGRTHQIRVHFQHIRHPVFNDAEYGGNTILKGTASSHYQQFVRHCFEIMPRHALHARSLGFTHPVTGQNMFFESPLPPDMAEVVQRWRNLMAARNKGKPETD
- a CDS encoding D-alanine--D-alanine ligase, coding for MRKTIALLTGGNSSEKVISLQSARQIAAQLDPSRYQTHIITIEGKEWYTEDGKGRRIPFNLSDFSLSLPERKVHFDYALVMIHGDPAENGKLQGYLDMMGVPYSCPGVLTSALTFNKYFCKNYLAAFGITGARHMLITRETIPAADEVARNIGFPCFIKPNNGGSSFGTSRVSSPEGLLPALEKAFAEDAEVLAEAALTGTEITCGVLKINGKELLLPLTEVVSKKEFFDYEAKYTPGMAEEITPARISPGLTAACHALSSRIYDILQCKGIVRIDYILSGNTFWFLEVNTIPGMSENSIVPRQIRAAGLSVGEVLDMLIQS